Within the Flavobacterium sp. N502536 genome, the region TGAAACCGGGTTTGATTTTAGCTTTCATATCCCATTCGTGCAGCAGTATTTCGTTGAATTTGAGCCAGGTTTCGATCTCTTTAATCTGATTTAAAGTAGAAGAATTGAGCACCAAATCATCCCAGTCTAAATCTGTTTCAATTAATTGTGCCGGGAAGACGCTGCTAAGCTGAGGTTTTAGAATTTTTCCGGTGATGAATTTTTCGATGTATTCGTCTTCAAGAATCAGTAAACCGCTCAGTTTAGGCTCGCCATTTGGAACAGATTCTACTTTGACGATTCTCTTTTGATACAAAAAAGACTGATTGTGCAGGTAATTATAAAACGAGATTCGGCTGTCCAGATCATTTCCCCCCAATAAAAACTGGGCTGTTTCTCCTGTTGGTAAAATCCCGCGATGGTTCTTTGTTTTCATTCCGCCAAACTCGGGCAATTCTCCTCCGTTAGGCAAATACTCGGCAATGATCGAGCTTAGGAAATCAGGATGAACGTGCGGAACAAGTGCCAATGCCAGTAGTAAAATATCGGTTTCAGAAAGATGGTTTTCAATGATGAATTCACTCACAAAAGAAGTCGTTTCGAGTTGAGAAAAGACGGGTTTTGGGGTGGGGTTTGGCGCCTGAAAAAGAGCATCAAGCTGAAATTGAAATTGGGTTTTGAGAAACTGAAGTATGAGTTGCATGGTCTTTTGGTTTTGACTATTGTTATTGAAATTACAATCCGGCTTTATTTTTTAAGTTTTAAGAAAATTGACTACGTCAAGAGTAGGAAAACAGTGTTCGATTCCCTTTAAAATATCCTGATACAAGGGATTTTCTTTAGAGTATTCGTCAATAAATAAGTTTTGCCATCCGCTAATCCCTCCGCAGCTGTATAGTTTTTCGATGAAGGTCTCAAAAGAAAGTTTTATTTTTTGAGGCTCAAAAGAGGAAGAAATAAAATAAAGACTAATTTTTTCATTTTCGACTGTGAAAACAGTATCTCCGGCCTCTTCAATGATCAAAGGATAAAATTTACTCAGCTTTTCTTCAAAACTTTTATCCGCTTTAACGAACTTAAAATAGTTGTTGTCCCAAATTCGTTCCTGAGCATGAAGAGCTCCTCCAAAAATGGTTTCAATGGGCAGCATTTGAAAATTAGCAAAGTAGGCATCAGATTTCCAGTGCACTTCCAGGCCGTTTCTTCGATAATGATACCAAACAAAATTAGCGTTTAGTTTCTCTTTTAGTGCGATTTCGGCTCTTCTGATTTCAAGGTTGGAGCATCCAAGGTTTTCTTTGTTGATTATAATTTGGTGCTTCTCCGGGATTTTAAATGGAGCGCCTCCAATAGAGGGCAACAATTTTGTTTGGGTAGCTGCATCATTATAAAATGATTCCAGTATTTCAGGTTTCAACTTGGTGCTGACTAAGTAATAAAAAAAATCGTTAGTGTATTTCGTATAGTTACTGAAAACCTCCTTTGAGATGTAGTTTTGCCAATGGTAAAGCCCGCCTGTCTTAATGCCTAAATTCAGGTAAGATTCTAAAGTACAATTTAAGGTAACTTCGCTAAAATCGGGACTCATTCGTATGATTTCATAGTTCTCTTTTACCGGTTTTAGGAAAGTTACAAACTTGTTAATGCTGTCGACATCAAATGGAATATATCCTTTTTGAATGTAGCCTGAATATTCCTTAAGGTCCGTCTTTTCTACTTTGGTCAGATACTCTGACAAGGTTTCTAATTTGGGAATATTAATTTTTCCAAAACATAAAATTTCCACATCTGAAAACCAGGATATAAAAAGCCCATTCGCCGTTTGGTAAAAGGATAACAAAGCGTCGTTTAGTTTTAATTCTGTCCCCAGTTTTTTTAATTTACTGCTGGCTAGTGGAGGGGTTAGCCTTATAGTATGCGTGTGATTTTTCTTTAGCATCAAAGCTGAGAGTTCTTTTATTTCAGAGAGTATATTTTCCATGTTTAGAATTTTAATACGTTAGCATTGACCATAATCGGGATAACATCTTTTATATCATTTAAGCGATCTATAGTATCTGTTGTTCTGCGGCCTGATGGGGTTGTTGGAGCAGTTATTTCAGCGATTATAGCAGTTCTGAAAACAGTCACATTACTGTAGGTTCTGCTTCTTATAATATCCATTACAGTGTCGGTCAGGATACTCTCAAAGGGTGTGCTAAGCAATGAGTCCACTCTGTATTTATCTCTTGGTTGTAGCGAGTTGTAGGCCCGTACAATTTCACTTCGGGTACCCACTCCAATTACAGGAGGGTTAACCGAATTCCAGTCCGGTAAATCAATATCCAGCCCGGCATCGACAAATTTATTTCCTAGTTCCCAGTTTCGATTGTGGTACGTATATTCCCAGGCTTCAAATTTTATATGTTGCGCATAATTATCTCTTGTGACTCTGTTATTGGCATCTTTAACATCTAAAGTCCCGCCTAAAGGGGCACTAACATTCGCCGGAAATTCTCCGCTGTAATAATGGTCTACTTCAGCAGCGATTTTCACTACACCTTGTTTTGTTGGATCGTTGGGACGACTTCCTATCAGGGTTTTTA harbors:
- a CDS encoding ATP-binding protein; its protein translation is MQLILQFLKTQFQFQLDALFQAPNPTPKPVFSQLETTSFVSEFIIENHLSETDILLLALALVPHVHPDFLSSIIAEYLPNGGELPEFGGMKTKNHRGILPTGETAQFLLGGNDLDSRISFYNYLHNQSFLYQKRIVKVESVPNGEPKLSGLLILEDEYIEKFITGKILKPQLSSVFPAQLIETDLDWDDLVLNSSTLNQIKEIETWLKFNEILLHEWDMKAKIKPGFRVMFYGSPGTGKTLTASLLGKYTQRDVYRIDLSMVISKYIGETEKNLSSLFDKAADKDWILFFDEADAVFGKRTNVRDAHDKYANQEVSYLLQRIENHPGLVILASNFKTNIDTAFTRRFQSIIEFEVPSSQERLQLWENNLPKGIKIAEDVNLHEISKKYEITGANIVNIIQYACLKTLEDQNENIKLNHLLQGIKKEYAKEGKMM